A genome region from Frankineae bacterium MT45 includes the following:
- a CDS encoding von Willebrand factor type A domain-containing protein — translation MALLVLATAGYFAIGHDDGATAASRAPVKKPCTGTLSVPVVVTAELLPAVQALANKWTASKPSIHGACAQAAVTVQDPSSAIRDLSSVAAPTVWLPDSTTWSSKLAALRPSLVKQVGSVGTSPLVVAAPASSSAAITAEAQAGWKGVLAGSVPISISDPDTSGTGALITTTAATQAGAVPGSQAQVVGLFMRMQNAPLTSPTDGFASLKAHPSSAAAFVTSEQQVFFANQQAGEVLAKPIYPAGLATLLDYPIVTVGSSNASAIGTAGAAAFAKTLSYTGAQARFAALGLRNTKGDPLQGQASILGEASPALDPAPAPSTDLQGLAGRLWQAALKPSHMLSVIDVSGSMNDPAVPGGSSKILIASQATQEATNVVPPSWTVGLWVFSTKAPPANPWTELVPLGVVGQNRQQLLAADRSLPQQTGGNTALYATVLAAFADSSQHYDPKAVNVVALLTDGSNVDPNSSTTLADVLATLKQQYNPAKPVRIVTIGFGHDADTAALKQISDATGGQSYQVNDPSQIGGVLLDAIVANNT, via the coding sequence GTGGCCCTGCTGGTCTTGGCCACCGCCGGTTACTTTGCCATCGGGCACGACGACGGGGCCACAGCCGCAAGTCGGGCCCCGGTCAAGAAGCCGTGCACCGGCACCCTCAGCGTCCCGGTCGTGGTGACCGCCGAGCTCCTCCCGGCTGTGCAGGCGCTGGCCAACAAGTGGACGGCCAGCAAGCCGTCGATCCACGGCGCCTGCGCTCAGGCGGCGGTGACGGTGCAGGACCCGTCGTCAGCGATACGCGATCTCTCCTCGGTGGCCGCTCCCACGGTCTGGCTGCCGGACTCCACGACATGGAGCAGCAAGCTCGCAGCGCTGCGGCCGTCACTGGTGAAGCAGGTCGGCTCAGTCGGCACATCACCGCTGGTCGTCGCCGCCCCGGCGTCGAGCAGCGCGGCGATCACCGCCGAGGCGCAGGCCGGCTGGAAGGGCGTCCTGGCCGGCAGCGTCCCGATCTCCATCTCCGACCCTGACACCTCCGGCACCGGAGCGCTCATCACCACGACGGCGGCGACGCAGGCCGGCGCAGTCCCCGGTTCGCAGGCCCAGGTGGTGGGCCTCTTCATGCGGATGCAGAACGCGCCGCTCACCTCGCCGACCGACGGCTTCGCCAGCCTGAAGGCGCACCCGAGCAGCGCGGCCGCCTTCGTAACCAGCGAACAGCAGGTCTTCTTCGCCAACCAGCAGGCCGGGGAGGTGCTGGCCAAGCCCATCTACCCGGCCGGACTGGCCACCCTCCTCGACTACCCGATCGTCACGGTCGGCTCGAGCAACGCCTCCGCCATCGGAACCGCCGGCGCCGCCGCCTTCGCGAAGACGCTCAGCTATACGGGTGCGCAGGCGCGCTTCGCCGCCCTCGGCCTCCGCAACACCAAGGGCGATCCGCTGCAGGGCCAGGCATCGATCCTCGGCGAGGCGTCCCCGGCCCTCGACCCGGCGCCGGCCCCGTCGACCGATCTGCAGGGTCTGGCCGGACGCCTCTGGCAGGCCGCCCTCAAACCGTCACACATGCTCTCGGTGATCGACGTCTCGGGTTCGATGAACGACCCGGCCGTCCCCGGCGGGAGTTCGAAGATCCTGATCGCCTCCCAGGCGACGCAGGAGGCGACCAACGTCGTCCCGCCAAGTTGGACGGTCGGCCTCTGGGTCTTCTCGACCAAGGCGCCACCGGCCAACCCGTGGACCGAACTCGTCCCCCTCGGAGTCGTCGGCCAGAATCGCCAGCAGCTGCTCGCCGCAGACCGTTCGCTGCCCCAGCAGACCGGCGGGAACACCGCCCTCTATGCCACCGTCCTGGCCGCCTTCGCCGACAGCAGCCAGCACTACGACCCGAAGGCGGTCAACGTCGTCGCGCTGCTAACCGACGGCTCGAACGTCGACCCGAACAGCAGCACGACGCTGGCCGACGTATTGGCTACGCTGAAGCAGCAGTACAACCCGGCCAAGCCGGTTCGCATCGTGACGATCGGCTTCGGCCATGACGCCGACACCGCCGCCCTGAAGCAGATCTCGGACGCGACCGGCGGCCAGTCGTATCAGGTGAACGACCCGTCGCAGATCGGTGGGGTCCTCCTCGACGCGATCGTCGCCAACAACACCTGA
- a CDS encoding ABC-2 type transport system permease protein: MTTVELTRLTLRQNRRGALGWIIGLAALTLLYGSSFKSIGGAKSAAISSYPASLKQALNLQDLTSPVGYLNATVYGIPLLILTSIYVVSAATRSVAGDEESGALDLILAYPVSRTNLVLARMAAMIAVLVALGLVLFVVVLLLRSPTGLSIGADKLAAQTFTWLLFACSLAGVALLISAAVGHPSNSLGISAGVLLLAYLADSFIPLIGGLGWVRNLSPYYWFIGSDALASGLDLGYCALLAGTAIVTTALAAFALNRRDIGV, from the coding sequence ATGACCACCGTTGAGCTGACCCGGCTCACGCTGCGTCAGAACCGGCGCGGAGCCCTCGGCTGGATCATCGGCTTGGCGGCGCTGACGCTCCTCTACGGTTCCAGCTTCAAGAGCATCGGCGGGGCCAAGTCGGCGGCGATCAGCAGCTACCCGGCCTCGTTGAAGCAGGCGCTGAATCTGCAGGATCTGACCTCACCCGTCGGCTACCTGAACGCGACCGTCTATGGAATCCCGCTGCTCATCCTGACCTCCATCTACGTGGTCAGCGCGGCTACCCGGTCCGTCGCCGGTGACGAGGAGTCCGGGGCGCTCGACCTGATCCTGGCTTACCCGGTTAGCCGTACCAATCTGGTGCTGGCCCGAATGGCGGCGATGATCGCGGTACTCGTCGCCCTGGGCCTGGTGCTCTTCGTGGTCGTGCTGCTGCTGCGCTCTCCCACCGGTCTCAGCATCGGCGCCGACAAGCTGGCCGCCCAGACCTTCACCTGGCTACTCTTCGCCTGCAGCCTGGCCGGAGTCGCGCTGCTGATCAGCGCCGCCGTCGGGCATCCGTCGAACTCACTGGGCATCAGCGCCGGGGTGCTGCTGCTGGCCTATCTGGCCGACAGCTTCATCCCGCTCATCGGCGGCCTCGGCTGGGTGCGCAACCTCTCGCCGTACTACTGGTTCATCGGTAGCGACGCCCTGGCCAGCGGCCTCGACCTGGGCTACTGCGCGCTGCTGGCCGGGACGGCGATCGTCACCACGGCGCTGGCCGCCTTCGCGCTGAACCGTCGCGACATCGGCGTCTAA
- a CDS encoding Uncharacterized conserved protein, contains NRDE domain: MCTVFCRWDPLAAVPILMLTLRDELASRSFDGPGNWWPEAPDVVGGRDRRAGGTWCASQVRSGTTSVVLNRPDRPAAAPGALSRGALPLLALRHGTDWPQAIDVAPMASFNLVLLQPEALTWWSFDGATLQRQELAPGTYMFKPSGLAAEPSDARFAAPPPAGSEAVSGLTEELWAPWLAPLREAEPAPEPGGLLVRLPVGDDSYETVYSQFIAARPGRLRLDYASGLGRSRAGEAGLWSSATWQTEGGEGSLRRVTD; the protein is encoded by the coding sequence GTGTGCACCGTCTTCTGCCGTTGGGACCCGTTGGCCGCCGTCCCGATCCTCATGCTCACGCTGCGGGACGAGCTGGCCAGCCGCTCCTTCGACGGGCCGGGGAACTGGTGGCCGGAGGCGCCGGACGTGGTCGGTGGCCGCGACCGCCGGGCCGGGGGTACCTGGTGCGCCTCGCAGGTGCGCAGTGGCACCACCTCGGTCGTGCTCAACCGCCCCGACCGGCCAGCGGCGGCCCCGGGTGCGCTGAGCCGGGGTGCGCTGCCCCTGCTGGCCCTGCGTCACGGCACCGACTGGCCGCAGGCGATCGATGTTGCGCCGATGGCCTCGTTCAACCTGGTGCTGCTGCAGCCGGAGGCGCTGACCTGGTGGAGCTTCGACGGGGCGACGCTGCAGCGCCAGGAACTCGCGCCCGGGACGTACATGTTCAAGCCCTCCGGTCTGGCCGCGGAACCGAGCGACGCGCGCTTCGCCGCGCCCCCGCCAGCCGGCAGCGAGGCGGTGAGCGGCCTGACCGAAGAGCTCTGGGCTCCGTGGTTGGCTCCCCTGCGGGAGGCCGAGCCCGCTCCGGAGCCGGGCGGGCTGCTGGTCCGGCTCCCAGTCGGCGACGACAGCTATGAGACGGTCTACTCGCAGTTCATCGCCGCCCGTCCGGGGCGTCTCCGACTGGACTACGCGAGCGGGCTGGGACGCAGCCGGGCTGGGGAGGCTGGCCTCTGGAGCAGCGCGACTTGGCAGACGGAGGGCGGCGAGGGGTCGCTGCGCCGTGTGACGGATTGA
- a CDS encoding Protein N-acetyltransferase, RimJ/RimL family: MNPLAHVQTARLQLDAITPDDLEPMFALQSDPRGWGHFPSGRYVDRDRTREMIANASRGWAETGLHYWAARLRVDVPAESGSTADVASTIEPALVAGEFVGAGGCMLRGGVVWNLCYRLRPEAWGHGFATEIARAAQAAAAQRDPDVPVIAYLVEQNEGSRRTAERAGLRLAARVPDAGNPDPTVMRLIYADRPLSAQALENLSNRP; encoded by the coding sequence ATGAACCCGTTGGCCCACGTCCAGACCGCACGTCTGCAACTGGACGCGATCACCCCCGACGACCTGGAGCCGATGTTCGCCCTCCAGTCCGATCCCCGCGGCTGGGGGCACTTTCCGAGCGGCCGCTACGTCGACCGCGACCGTACGCGGGAGATGATCGCCAACGCCAGCCGCGGTTGGGCTGAGACTGGTCTGCACTACTGGGCGGCCCGGTTGCGCGTCGACGTGCCGGCCGAGTCTGGCTCGACGGCAGATGTCGCTTCGACGATTGAGCCCGCACTCGTCGCCGGGGAGTTCGTCGGCGCCGGCGGCTGCATGCTGCGCGGCGGGGTGGTGTGGAACCTCTGCTACCGGCTGCGGCCGGAGGCGTGGGGGCACGGTTTCGCGACCGAGATCGCTCGCGCGGCGCAGGCGGCCGCCGCGCAGCGCGACCCGGACGTGCCCGTGATCGCCTACCTGGTCGAGCAGAATGAGGGTTCGCGGCGCACCGCGGAGCGGGCCGGGCTCAGGCTCGCGGCCCGGGTGCCCGACGCCGGAAATCCTGATCCGACGGTGATGCGCCTGATCTACGCCGATCGGCCTCTCTCGGCTCAGGCGCTGGAGAACCTCAGCAACCGTCCCTGA
- a CDS encoding transcriptional regulator, XRE family with cupin sensor → MPSSEPDLAPVLDAVGPQLRALRQRRGATLAQLSASTGISVSTLSRLESGQRRPTLELLLLLARAHQVPLDELVDAPATGDPRVHARPLKRRGMTIIPLTRRPGGVRAYKMVIGKNWPAEPQQQVHEGYEWLYILSGRLRLLLGEHDMILTPGEVAEFDTHLPHFFGNPGPEPAEVLSLFGPQGERLHVRSRPAKR, encoded by the coding sequence GTGCCGTCAAGCGAGCCTGACCTCGCCCCCGTCCTCGACGCCGTCGGGCCACAGCTGCGTGCGCTGCGCCAGCGCCGCGGGGCTACCCTGGCCCAACTCTCGGCCTCGACCGGTATCTCGGTCAGCACCCTCTCCCGGCTGGAGTCCGGCCAGCGCCGCCCGACCCTCGAACTTCTCCTGCTGCTGGCCCGCGCTCACCAGGTGCCGCTGGACGAGTTGGTCGACGCGCCGGCCACCGGCGATCCTCGGGTTCATGCCCGTCCGCTGAAGCGCCGGGGAATGACGATCATCCCGCTGACCCGTCGACCCGGCGGCGTGCGCGCCTACAAGATGGTGATCGGTAAGAACTGGCCGGCCGAACCCCAGCAGCAGGTGCATGAGGGGTACGAGTGGCTGTACATCCTCTCGGGGCGGCTACGGCTGCTGCTGGGCGAGCACGACATGATCCTGACGCCGGGGGAGGTGGCCGAGTTCGACACCCACCTGCCGCACTTCTTCGGCAACCCGGGCCCCGAACCAGCCGAAGTTCTCAGCCTATTCGGGCCGCAGGGCGAGCGCCTGCACGTCCGTTCCCGACCGGCGAAGCGCTAG
- a CDS encoding Uncharacterized membrane protein YphA, DoxX/SURF4 family yields the protein MALVRKIARPLLASLFIVGGIDAIRHPDAKAPAAEGVAGGMVGQIPGITTTEQLVRLDGAAKVVGGIALASGTFPRLASLGLACSLVPTTVAGHAFWAEQDPTRRATQRLQFIKNASVLGGLLLAAVDTEGKPSIGWRARRTARELRRSAQSAGAAIGDSTHSFTQSASQLLPL from the coding sequence ATGGCCCTGGTTCGAAAGATCGCCCGCCCGCTGCTCGCCTCCCTCTTCATCGTCGGGGGGATAGATGCCATCCGCCATCCGGATGCCAAAGCGCCCGCCGCCGAAGGGGTAGCCGGGGGCATGGTCGGACAGATTCCCGGCATCACGACCACCGAGCAGTTGGTGCGCCTCGACGGTGCGGCGAAGGTGGTCGGCGGGATTGCGCTGGCCAGCGGCACCTTCCCGCGGCTCGCTTCGCTCGGGCTGGCCTGCAGCCTGGTGCCGACGACAGTGGCCGGTCACGCGTTCTGGGCCGAGCAGGACCCGACCCGACGGGCCACCCAGCGGCTGCAGTTCATCAAGAACGCCAGCGTCCTCGGCGGCCTGCTCCTGGCCGCGGTCGACACCGAGGGGAAGCCGTCAATCGGCTGGAGGGCGCGCCGCACAGCCCGTGAACTGCGGCGCAGCGCGCAGTCGGCCGGCGCCGCGATCGGCGACAGCACACACTCCTTCACCCAGTCGGCGAGTCAGCTCCTTCCGCTGTAG
- a CDS encoding ABC-2 type transport system ATP-binding protein has translation MASVPDPNEAIQAVALCKNYGRRPALTDVNLRVEVGEVFGFLGPNGAGKSTTIRVLLDLLRPTSGEVTLFGRSPRADGSALRRRIGYLPGDFVIYGRQSVRDALTGLGRLRGGVSEARISQLAERFELDLSRTFRELSKGNRRKVGLLQAFMHDPELLILDEPTDGLDPLLRQRFIDLVNEVRADGRTVFLSSHILSEVQATADRVGMIRGGRMVATDTVDSLRERAVRSVEIQFEEPVDADEFSRLPNVLGVTVEAESGIWVLRCQLAGGADGLVKAAARHPVRTLQVEEPDLENVFVALYREAADDHR, from the coding sequence GTGGCGAGCGTCCCCGACCCGAACGAGGCGATCCAGGCGGTCGCCCTCTGCAAGAACTACGGTCGACGCCCGGCCCTGACCGACGTGAATCTGCGCGTCGAGGTGGGAGAAGTCTTCGGATTTCTCGGGCCGAACGGGGCTGGTAAGTCCACCACAATCCGCGTACTCCTCGACCTGCTCCGCCCGACATCGGGTGAGGTGACGCTCTTCGGCCGGTCGCCACGAGCCGACGGCTCAGCCCTGCGACGGCGGATCGGCTACCTACCCGGCGACTTCGTCATCTACGGACGGCAGAGCGTCCGGGATGCGCTCACCGGGCTCGGCCGCCTCCGCGGTGGAGTCTCCGAAGCGCGCATCTCGCAACTGGCGGAGCGCTTCGAACTGGACCTGAGTCGCACTTTCCGCGAACTCTCCAAAGGAAACCGCCGCAAGGTTGGGCTACTTCAGGCCTTCATGCACGACCCGGAGTTGCTGATCCTCGACGAGCCGACCGACGGACTCGACCCGCTGCTGCGCCAGCGATTCATCGACCTGGTGAATGAGGTCCGGGCCGACGGGCGCACCGTCTTCCTCTCCTCGCACATCCTCTCCGAGGTCCAGGCCACCGCGGATCGGGTCGGCATGATCCGCGGCGGGCGTATGGTCGCCACCGACACGGTCGACTCGCTGCGCGAACGAGCGGTCCGCAGCGTCGAGATCCAGTTCGAGGAGCCGGTGGACGCCGACGAGTTCAGCCGCCTTCCGAACGTCCTCGGCGTCACGGTCGAGGCGGAGTCCGGAATCTGGGTGCTGCGCTGCCAGCTGGCCGGTGGTGCGGACGGGCTCGTCAAGGCCGCGGCTCGCCACCCGGTGCGGACCCTGCAGGTAGAGGAACCGGATCTCGAGAACGTCTTTGTGGCCCTGTACCGGGAGGCCGCCGATGACCACCGTTGA
- a CDS encoding transcriptional regulator, TetR family — MTAEVDTTGFEHSARPWSTGHDQPGSFRHRLLDGLAASIREKGFRETTVADIVRHARTSRRTFYAEFASREECYIALLQTVNELMKRQIAGAVDTAAPRETQIRRAIEAYIAAVVSEPEITLSWIRELPALGAIAHELQRSALETTVDLLVQLADNDQFRRDGVEPMSRETATLLLGGIRELIATVVEDGGDPRRVSEVAVRAATLLLGPARVGQV, encoded by the coding sequence GTGACCGCCGAGGTTGACACCACGGGCTTCGAGCACTCCGCGCGCCCCTGGTCGACCGGTCACGATCAGCCGGGGTCCTTCCGGCACCGACTCCTGGACGGGCTCGCCGCCTCGATCCGTGAGAAGGGCTTCCGGGAGACGACCGTCGCCGACATCGTCCGGCATGCTCGGACGTCACGACGCACCTTCTACGCCGAGTTCGCCAGCCGCGAGGAGTGCTACATCGCACTGCTACAGACGGTGAACGAACTGATGAAGCGGCAGATCGCCGGCGCGGTCGACACCGCTGCCCCCCGGGAGACCCAGATCCGCCGGGCGATCGAGGCCTACATCGCGGCCGTCGTCTCCGAACCGGAGATCACCCTCAGCTGGATCCGGGAACTCCCCGCGCTGGGCGCGATCGCTCACGAACTGCAGCGGAGTGCCCTCGAGACGACCGTGGATCTCCTGGTGCAACTGGCCGACAACGACCAATTTCGACGTGACGGGGTAGAGCCGATGTCTCGCGAGACGGCGACGCTGCTCCTCGGTGGTATCCGCGAGCTCATCGCGACCGTCGTCGAGGATGGCGGTGATCCGCGCCGCGTCAGCGAGGTTGCGGTTCGCGCC